The Anolis sagrei isolate rAnoSag1 chromosome 6, rAnoSag1.mat, whole genome shotgun sequence genome includes the window ATTACCCTGTTACCCTGGGGAAAAAAAGACCTGCCTAGCattttttcaggatttttgaggTTGCTTGAAATATAATCACTACTTCAAAAATAAGCCCTTGTCATAGTTTACTATTGAAAAGGTTAATTGAAATAGTGTCCAGGCAGCTATACATAATCCTTAACACATATTTTGGAGCAAAAAAGGAATATAAGACCCTGACTTATGTTCAGGGAAATAGGGTAGGAAAAAATGCATtctagcagtttgcttttgcctgaatcaaTTGGGAAgggcaacattatttatttatgtatttacttacttactttatttttgtcCCCATCTTCATCCCAATACAGGGACCCTAGTCCACTCCTCTCTTCCTGGCTTTGTTAATTGAAAGCAAACTCAGTTGAATCTGAAGAGAGCTTGAGGATAAAGAGGAAAAGTGGAAATAGAGAGCAACTGGTACATGGGACAAGAAAAGATTAAACTTGAATGCCCCTAACCACTCCATTCAGTTCCAGAGTATGGACTTGTTTCTTGAATCTGTAACCTGCAGTAAAGAATTTACTTCAAGATAAAGAGGTGTACAAGTTCCCATTCCTTTTGATACCCATTGCCCTGACTGTGAAGTGAACACAGCTGAGTGTGGGTGTAACCCAAGGAAAGATGACCTGTTTTTTTCCAGTAAACACCTTAGACTGTATTACGGTGCCCATGGGGTTTGTTAAAAGCTCAGCTTGGATATTGAAACAAGCTTTTTAGAATGTCTCCCTTTGCTTCTCTAGCAAGAAACCATTCCGGTGTGTGACTCTCCATGGAAACCCAGCCATGGGGCACAACAAACAGTGTATTTCACACCTGCCTACTTAAGCCCCCCACGTCCGTCCCCAGAGGCAACTTGCATTTGGATATCAATAAGCCCCCATTGGCAGAAGGCAGTCCGCATGCTAGGCAAAAGCTGCCAATGGATAAGGAAAGGTCAGGGCAAATCTGTCTCCTCTTGAGGGACAAGTTACTACCAAGCAGGTGGGTATGAACGATCCTTCTGGAAACAAATGGGCCTTGCTGCAAAAAGTCTTCAGCCAACAAAATGACAGTGGTACAAATTAACTAACCTATTGGGCAGAAGAAACCAATGTTCtaggaaagcatttctctattttaatgtgttttagggTTCATCTTCAAGATCAATTATCAGGAAATTTGGCAcagtttgagtatcccttatccagaattcctgGATtcaaaaccctctaaaattgtccacatgggagaCTGAGATAGTAACATCTTTGCATTCTGATAATTCAATGTGCACAAACTATTTTCatgtaatgtcgaaggctttcatggccggaatcactggattgttgtaggtttttcaggctgtatggccatgttctagaagcattctctcctgacatttcacttgcatctgtggaaggcatcctttgttgaaaaattctctcaacaaaggtttttcccaggcagtaacaagccaaacctaaaaactgccaggccatttaatgctaatcaaggtggccaattgaaatattcacacctagtttcaacagacaatttattatttatttatgtacagctttcatattccgtccttctcaccctgcaggggactcagggcggattacagtgtacacatatatggcaattaattcaatgccaattttgacatacaacatatacagacatacacagaggctatttaacttttctggcagccaggggagctgtcactttcatcgtccatctgcgacactgatgaagcacttccgcattccccgcatgctttttgctggagtgcttgctggagtcgtttttatggcctcataaattagttaatttagcctctccacactttaaggtggtacctatttttcctacttgtcagatgtaactgtcttttgggttgcaaaggtcgacaacaggctacacaattggttggaaacccactccaacccgggctggcttcgaactcatgaccttttggtcagagtgatcttaatgcagctgacactcagccagctgcgccacaatcctgatgagttctttctcctatcctgggccttccaaagatatataaatccaatttcctagtttccaacagacctcacaaactctgaggatgcctgtcacagatgcaggcaatatgtcaggagggaatgcttctagaatatggccatatagcctgaaaaacctacaacaacccactatatattaaaatattgtgtataaatgaacttcaggctatgtgtataaagtacACATGAAACATACATAAcgtttgtgtttagacttgggtcctatctccaagatagTTCATTATACTtatccaaagttttccaaatttgggggggggggggggagggaatctaAAATTCTAGACTTCTGTCCGCAAGCATTTTGGAGAAGTGACACTTAAAATTTGGTAACTTGCTACCATTCTTcaagagaaataaatatttgatattaggttcttgtaggttttttcaggctatagggccatgttctagaggcatttctcctgacgtttcgcctgcatctatggcaagcatcctcagaggtagtgaggtgaggatgcttgccatagatgcaggcgaaacgtcaggagaaatgcctctagaacatggccctatagcccgaaaaaacctacaagaacctagtgattctggccatgaaagcctttgacaatacaatatttgaTATTTTCATCAAAACACTATTTCAAAGAGTGCTTTAGATGCAAAAATGGCAATATTAACTGCAGCTGAGATTACAAAACCCAGGTTACAGGAGTTAATTTTACATTAAATAGCATGAGTGTGCAAATAGTTGTCAAAAGGCAAACTTCTGAAAGTTTCTGAATGCTTGGTAAACTTTGCAATATTTATTCCGTAACCAAAAAAGACAGAAACTTAACTATCATTTACCTCTTCACTGGTAAAGGAACAatgctcccttccttccactttgCCTTCTGGTTAGAAGTAAGCATGCTAGttgaaatattccatatgccatcTCCCTAAGCAAGAAAGAATAACTTCCTcatttcaccttgatttgggaacAACTCCTTTAGCTAAAATTTCTGTCCAAActttgtttccttcctctttctctttgacAACTTGTGAGCAAGAATCATTGGTACTTAATGCATCATGCTACTTGGTGTCACTCGAGCTTGTCCCCAAGTCTCAGGTTTTGACCCCAAAACCTCAGGCTTGGGACAATCCTAACTGGTATCTTAAATGGttgattttaaaaatagtttgcgTGAGTGAACATTTAATCTTTTGAGCCTCTTCAGTAATTTAAAGTGGTCCATATAAAACGTACCCGTATGACCATGGTGAAAACTAGGTCTACTTTTTTTAGTAGCAACCTGCTGTGCCCTATCTGAGCAAAAGTGGTGTGTGTTTTATGCATCTGTCAGCCATGCAGACAACTGAGAATGACAAATCAGTAAAGGCACtataaaattcataaatacaTTTGGTCCAATAGCCTGGAGGGCTTCTGGGCATCTTCAAAAAAAGCTGGACAGCAACTTCCCTGGGGATGTTTTAGCATCGAGCTGGAGGGTGTTGGATGCAATGACCCATAAGGCCCCTTCCAGCAATATGATACTGTGGTTCTGGTGGCAGTCATAAATCATGAGAGGGTTTCTTTATTCATTGATTTAATCTGTGTCCTTCCTCAAAGTATCCCAGAGCTTGGCTCCTTGTCCTGAATGTGATCTTCAGGCACTATTGTGTATTTGAATCTGGCATCTGCCCAAATGAAAGAGGAATAGTGCAAAATGGCAGCTTCTTGATAAAAATTTGTGTATTGCCTGTTATTTGATGGACAGTGGCTATTTTCAGCCACTGGAATGTGCCCCTGTGGGGCTGGAAAAGGGATAGCTTGTGCTGTTTGAATTTAGCCAAAGAAAAACAAGTTCCACTAAGATGTTCCTGGCGAGcaaaagcagatttttaaaatgtgagagTGCTGGACAAATTATTCctgtttgtttattgcttgttgttcctGTCCATTTGTAAAGAAAGAGATACTGCTAaacaagacttaggtctcccatAGTTAGTCCACGGAGGGAAACTAGCTTTGTTAATGTCTTGTTAAGGTCTCATTGGTGCAAACTGAATACAAAGTACAAGAATAGATTGTACACAACTAATTCAGGACAGGAGAAGgcaaaatcttgcccttcccagtagctAGTGTGTTCTTCCCCACTGAGAACTTGCgttatcttgaccacactctggtgATGTTTGGCCACATCTGTCCCAGAGCTATTCAAAAGAGTTTGCTGCTTAAAGGAGGCATTTCTGTATTTTAGTTGAATTCACCAATTTGGAATATGACTCATAGTTGTGTACTGGCAAGAAGAGAAAGCATGTTATAGTAATTTGAGTGTTGGTctaggagaccaggattcaaatcccttctcaaccatggaaacccaacaGGCAACCTTGGACATGCAATAATCTTGCAGCCTTAGAAGactttctctgaataaatcttgcctcaGACATTGCTACCAAACTGGAAACTGGAAACTACATAACAACAAAGGGGAGAAGGTCATCCACCTTGAGTTGGGCTGTATCTGGCTGAGGCTTTTGTCCCCTACAGCCAACCTGAATCCAGTATGTATGCCATATGTCCAGATGGTGCTGCCCATACACTTTCTGGCTCATTATCTTGTCTGTGTGTCATCGCTGCTGCTCCTTGCTGACCATGGAGGTACCTGCAAGTGGCTGGCAGTCACCTGTTACATTTGCTGTGATCATAGGGTGCACATACCATTAGCAAGAAGATAAATGagactctcttctttctttctgatcATGAGAGCACCCCATTCTGACCTCATCAGACATAACAGGTGATGGTCAGGTACTTATAGGGACCTCTATGGCTGGCAGTATGACATGGGAATGATCCATCCCCTGGCAAAATAATGGCTGGGGTGTGCAACTGGACAGTAGATCAGGCCAAAACAGACCCAATCCAGCTGTTGATATGCCCTGAAAGCTTCAGGAGATTCAGAGTTTCTTATaatgtagggcagtgtttctcaacctgggggtcaggacccctgggagggggtcatgagagggtgtcagaggggtcaataaagacaatcagaaaacacaatatttttatttattctgttggtcatggggggttcagtgtgggaagtttggccgaattctatcattggcgaggttcagaattctctttgattgtaggtgaactataaatcccagcaattacaactctcaaatgtcaaggtctgtttttcccaaactccaccagtgttcacattagggcatattgaggattcgtgacaaatttggtccagattcgttattgtttcacagtgatctctggatgtatatgaactacaactccaaaactcaaggtcaatacccaccaaacccttccaatattttctgttggtcatgggagatctgtgtgccaagtttgattaaattccatcattggtggaattcagaacaatctttgattgtagatgaactataaatcccagcaactacaactcccaaattacaaaattacaaaatcaatcccaccaccccaccccaccagtattcaaatttgggcgttttgagtatttgtgtcaaatttggtccagtaaatgaatatATATCCTGattcctgcatatcaaatatttacatgacgattcataacagtagcataattGCAGTTATGGAGTAAGAACAAAAATAATGCTGAAGGATCTGTGTCCAATTCACAGGCAAGAGGGTGGGTGAACATTCCAGGGAGGAAATAAGAACAACCTAGCACGGACAGATAGAGGTAAAAAGAAGTGGTGCTCTCTTCCCCTTGACAGGTCAAAATAGGCCCCTTGATGAATCTGTGTAAGTTGAATCCGATATCTCTAACTTGCTGTAAGCTGAATTCAGAGATGTGCCCCATGCATGTAGAAAGATATAATTTGATTTTTCTACGATGCTAAAGTGATGATGTTAACAAATGTAGAATcgtgtttctttgtttgcctgcatttgaagatgtataaaagggaaagttAACGCCTTTATCCTCACTCTCCTTTTGGAGGAGATTCCACGCCAGGGTCTCAGCTAAAAATAAAACCGTACTTTTCTGCCTCAACAAAGGATCACTCTTGGTACTATCTCTCCTATCAGCCACAACATTGATGcatttttgcctttctccaggcaaaatgtaactgcatggatatttttggctttttacccCTTTACTTCGTAGAAGATGAGAtttaagctagttagctccaagaccttttctatcgagaatggatttctttttacttcaataaatgtatttgaacctaaagttgtgactcTGTAATCTTGTgcaatcctgttgaatggaaggttatcctggctcaccacatgtaagtttctgctggttatgaagtgtttctagcactctgctatatttatgatgGAATCatcccaactgagggttatttttgagcctaacagcttaGATTCCCCGaccgaaaaaaaaaaaagatcagctTGTATAGGTGCAGGGGTATTTCTTCTCCGGTCTGATATGCTTTGTGCCATTAAAGTTGAACCATTTATGccttaaagaaaaagaagaataaagAGAGAATCCTTCTTTCCAGGAACATCTGGGACATAAGCGTAAAAGCAGCTGGGCCACTGGAGGTAAAAATAACCTTGATAAGTGGCTGCTAATCTTGCCCCATGAAACCGCTTGGACTCCAGAGCACTGACCTTTTAGAGCAGAGCAAGGAAAGAGAGGGGTGGCTTGGCCCCTTTCCCTGTTTGTGGGGCTGGACTGAACCAGATGGAAAATGGTCTCTATAAAAGGCTCACAAGGATCTACACACAGCAGGTAATAATCGAAGAACCGAGGCAGGGGTGAAAACCCTGCAAGTCAACAAGGCACTCTGGACAAGGAAAGGTGCAAGTGCTCCAGCTCTGCTGTGGCAGGTAAGCTGATGTCTGAGGCACAGAGTGCTGCTTGCAAATGCCCGGGACGTTGATGCATATGCAAATCTTAAAAGCAACAAGCACATTGAATTTTCAATGcctctttcctttgttttcttttctgcacTAAAAGCATTTGCAGGTGATCCACGCTGAGCTCAAAGGCACTTGCAGAGGCGTTTCCCAACATGCTGCTGTTGTGGAAATGCATTACTGTCACCTGAAGTGCAAATTTAGATTGCTACCCCTGCCTATCCTATCCACCAGATACTTGTATTATATTGGGGTTGAAACCCACTTGCTTGCAAATTGCATTGGTTGTGATTATGGTGTGAAAAAAGCCATTCAGCACACAAGATAGTAAAGGTCTCTTCTTACCACTTCAGTGTCTGAATTCTAGCTAAGGTTTCTCAGAGGGAAGAGCAGCCAGGGCAATTTGCACTGGGCCCTCACAAAGCAATCTTTTGAGTTCCTCTTTGTAGCACTGTCCTCAGGATGAATTCTGTTGCATTGTTTactatagctcaggcatgggcaaacttcagccctccaggtgttttggacttcaactccaacaattcctaacagcctgataggaattgtaggagctgaagtccaaaacacctggagggctgaaatttgccaaTACCTGTTGTAGCCTCTTGCACACATGGTTCTTTGGTGAAGGCAAGGTCCCTACTATCACATCTACCAGGGATCTTCTGGATGGTTCTTTTGGAATAAATTCTCCACCCAGCAGGAAAAGGATTCTGTGCTTTGCGCTTtagaagcaaaaaataaaaataaaaactagaCAGCATCTAGCTGTACTCCAAAGGCAATTACATCTGCAACCTAACCCAATACTTGGCTCCCTGTTTATGTCATCTGTCCAATGTTGTCATATCTGAAGTTGTGCCAAAGAGAATTATAGCTGTCACATGGGAATACACGCTGGTTAGATATGACTTCGGAGATGTTAGAGAATGAAGGGCAGGATAGCTCATTGTGGGACAAATTTGATGGAAATCTCCTTCTCTGCTGAGGAATGCCAGCTAAAGCATCTCCAGTTAAGGTTGCTTAGCCCCTGTCTGAAGATGTCTTGAGAAAGAGACATCACGATTTCCACAGGAAATTGGTTCCATTGTCTAACTGTTCTTACCATCAAGAAGCCTCTCCCAATGTTCAATCAAAGTCTGCCCTTCTGTAACTTTAAACCATTACACTTGGTCTTACACTTTGAGACAGCAGGGAATAGAACTGTGCCTTCCTTACTGTTACAATTTTGTTTAGTTTCCACCCCATTAAGTTTTCTTTAAATTGAACTAATTTCCTCTTATGTTTACAATCTATGTTGAGAATTCACTGCATATTTAACCCCTTTCATAGATTTGTttagaaataacatcatatggCAATATGTTTACATTCTATTGTTCAAAATAAAATTATGCCACATGCTTATTTCACATTGAAAACCCAGGGAGACTACAGAATTATTATTTCCACTATTTGGTAGACATATGCAAGCCATTGCACATGGAAGTAAACAGCCACTTCTTGGTAGTCTTTTGAATTGTCATTTATCATCCCCTTTGTAGCCATGAAGCTCGTCCCTGGTGACATTGCGAAACGACTGGAAGAGATGGTGCTCCTGACAGCCCAGAACCTACCTCAGGTGGAGGTGGCTAGTAGTTATACCATCCTCCGTGAACTGGGCAGTGGTTCGTATGGGCATGTGCTAATGGCAGTCCACCAACTCCAAGGTATGTCAAAAGCAAGGAGTTGGAGGAAGGGATGGGAAAGGCTATGAAACTGAATTTGGAACTAATGCAGTAGAGCTAAGAACAGGGGCATAAGGAATAGAAGAAAACACAGTGTGCTTCTCTTTCAATGCCCATCTAGAGTTTAATTCTCAATGATGTGATAACATGTTTTTGGACTGAACCATACCAGAATACAAGTGAGCTCACTGAATTGAAGAGTTCTACATCCTGTCCCCTACAAAAAACAGATACATGCTCCTAGAAAACTATCATATCAAGGGCAAGGCTGGACCTTTTCTACTCAGTGTACTAGCTTTTTCTGGGGATTGTTCATACTGATAAACAGTTTTACTATGTGGCCCCTCACATATGTTTTGAGGTGATAAAAGCCAATCACGAGTTCGTCACCTCATCAGTTATCCACAGAACGGTCCTTTGTTTACAGCATCAAATGACATTAATTGTATTTCCCTATCATGAAAATTGTAGCATTGTCTAAGCCAGCCTTTGTTATTGCATCCAGAGCACAGAGCTAAGAGTGAAGTAGTAGTTGGTGAAGTAGTAGTTGAAATGGTGGGTAGGGAGGGAATTCTTAGAGGATGGGTAAGAGCAGGATCTTAATCAGAACTTATGTCAATCTGAGAGGATGCAGGTTTATTTGAAGTGAGAACTCAAATCTCCTTAAGCTCTCTGCTCACTCACAAATTGGACGTTTTAAAAGTTTCTCCTCTCTTTCAGGAACTCCCATGGCTCTGAAATTTGTACACAAGAAGGATACCGAATTGCAGGATTTCTTGAGCGAATACTGCATCGCACTGACTTTGGGGGCCCATCCCTGCATTGCCACGGCCCTGGGAATTGCCTTTCAAACCCCAAAACATTATGTCTTTGCACAAGAATTGGCTTTATCCAGGGACCTCTTCTCTCTCATGGTACCACAGGTAAGGGCaaccaaccatgaaattataCTGCTAGCCAAGTATGGAAACTGGCAAATTATGCCTTCCAAAgcttcacatttttaaaaccagCTTCAGAGCATGCATCTGCACCAGGGGTCCTTATACTTTGTAAGCAGTAGGCCAGTTTGCAGGCCCTCAGACTGCTGGGGGAccaaactatagtttggaaaagaaaggaaagaaactcTACATATCTTGTTTGAAATGCAAAAAGACAtgaaaaaataatacaatatttaaaaagaagaacaatttttaccaacataaacttaccagtgtttcaataggaagtgtgggtttgctttcggctgatgagatagtcaagttaatcaggattgttgttgttgttgttgttgtgcgccttcaaatcgtttcagacttatgacaaccctaagtcTACAGTTTAGGACAAAGGTgggaaatgactttggagggccacatccagcatGCAGACCTGAGTTTGGGGACCCCTTAtgtacactataaaattaaaacagcttgacaccactatctgtcatggttcaatgctgtatGATCATGGGTGTTGTAGAAGGTATTCTCTAGCAAAGAGGGCTGGGGCCTCATCAAATGACAACTTCTATGATCCATAGAATTGAGCAATGgctgttaaaatgatgtcaaactgcattttttcTATAGTATAGATACATGCAAAGATAAAATGAGAGAAATACAGAGAGAAAAAGGTATTCTTCACTCACATGCCTCAGCATCTCCTTATTGTAGATTTAGAATGTGCTTTCCCCCATTGTTCTCAGTGGAAAACTGAGGAGTAATGCATGGCATTCCTCACCGACTTCAGGGAATTTTGTCTGATTTTTTGATTCTTCTGTTTTTCTCCAGGTTGGTATACCTGAGCAGCGGGTGAAGCGCTGTGTCCTACAACTTGCCAGTGCCCTGGAGTACATGGAAACCAAGGGGTTGGTTCACCGTGATGTCAAGCCAGAGAACGTATTGCTGTGTGACCCCGAATGCCGACGCATCAAACTGACAGACTTTGGGCTAAGCTGCCCACGAGGCCAGGCCATTGAAGCCTTGCCCGAGAGCCTGCCCTACACAGCACCTGAGTTGTGTGTTCTTGGTCCTAAAGCCCGCATGGAGGCCCAACCCAGCCTTGATACTTGGGCGCTGGGAGTGTTGCTCTTCTGTGTGTTAACTGGCTACTTCCCCTGGCTCACAGCTATCCCTGCCGACCGACATTACCGCAGCTTTGTCAGCTGGCATCGCAGCCCCCGCTTTGCCCCACAGCCGCCCCATTGGGAGCGCTTCACCCCCGAGGCATTAGAGATGCTGCAGGGTCTGCTGAGACCCAACCCAGCTCACCGTAGTCATGCCAAAGAGGTCATGAATTACATCAAATTACCATGGTTGGTGCCAGAGGTCAAGAGCTGTGCCTGGTCCAGCAGGGAACTTCTTGGCACCAGTCGGCGGTGCTAAAGACCCAGGCTAGCCGAATGGAGAAGGGTGAAGATGGTACTACCAATTCATAAACTTGCCTTAGTGGTTGAGGGACCAAAACTGTACATCACCAAGGCAATAGCTTGTTCTTAGTAAGGAGAAAACAAGCCAGGGCAACACAGAAAAAGCTGCCACTTTCAGAAAATAAAGCAAGTTGTCCCCAATAAGCACAAAATACCTCAGGGACCCACTCTCCTTTTCCCGTAGGAATATTGTCTTTCTAGTTCCATCTTTAAACTCTGGATCAAAAAACCATAGATTTGGTTTTGGGCTCTTCTAGTTCTTATCTCGGAAGTAAATGAGTCACAGAGTCACATTTACTGGGTCCTGAAATTTTCCTAtttcttcccatcttttcttGGCCTGACCAAATAGGG containing:
- the LOC132778028 gene encoding serine/threonine-protein kinase SBK1-like, whose translation is MKLVPGDIAKRLEEMVLLTAQNLPQVEVASSYTILRELGSGSYGHVLMAVHQLQGTPMALKFVHKKDTELQDFLSEYCIALTLGAHPCIATALGIAFQTPKHYVFAQELALSRDLFSLMVPQVGIPEQRVKRCVLQLASALEYMETKGLVHRDVKPENVLLCDPECRRIKLTDFGLSCPRGQAIEALPESLPYTAPELCVLGPKARMEAQPSLDTWALGVLLFCVLTGYFPWLTAIPADRHYRSFVSWHRSPRFAPQPPHWERFTPEALEMLQGLLRPNPAHRSHAKEVMNYIKLPWLVPEVKSCAWSSRELLGTSRRC